The DNA region CGAGCAAGGCTGGATCCGCTACTTCGACGCCGACAGCCAGGACCCTTCGAGGTCCCACAAGAACCACGTCCACGTCTCGTGGAAGTCCGCTCCCGCGATCTCCGTCGTGTGGACTGATCGACTCGTTTCCGGTGTCACGAACTCCGATAGCGTCCGGCTCGTCCAACGCGCCCTCGGCATCCCACAGACCGGCGCCTACGACGCGGCCACCCTCGCGGCGGCAACGGCCTTCCAGGCGTCGCTGGGCGACACCAGGGACGGCGAGTTGGGGCCGCTCCAGACGATCGCGCTACTCAATCGCGCCAAGATCCGGGCGACAATCCGTACCGATTCCTCCGGCGCCGTCGACCAACCGGTGCCGTCCACGCCACCCCTGGTCGTCCAGGTGGTTGAGTATCCGATGCCGACCTCCGGTCGCCTCTACCTCGACCGGATCAATCAGGATGTCACCAACTCCGATACCGTCGCCTACCTCCAGACGTGGCTGGCAATGGCCCTCGGGATCTCTTTGCCTCGCACCGGTGACTACGACGCAGCCACCCTCGCCGCGGCCACGCGATTTCAGCGGGACGTGCTCCGCGACAACCCCGAGTTCTGCGACGGGATCTTGGGGCTCAAGCAAGTGATCGCCCTTGCGACGAAGGTCGGCGCGACCAACGGCATCACGATCTGGCGCGATTCCTCCGCCGGTGGGAGCCAGCTCTGGCCCAAGCCGAACGTCCAGCCCAGAATCGAACCGACCCAGCCGGAGCCTGTTCGCCCCCGCATCACCGTTGCCGGACTGAATGTGCTGCGTCGCACCGACCGGGAGTCCGGCAAGAAGCGGCTTACCTGGCGGCAGCGGCTGCCGGGGCTGATTGACGCGCTCAAGTCCGCCAGACCGGACCTCGTGCTGCTCCAAGAACTGGACAAGAAGACTGCTGCCGATATCGCCAATGGACTCGGCTCCGGTTGGTTCTATCACCGTGAGCGCGGCATTGGCGTCATGTGGCGGCAGGATGTGCTCGAGCGGGCCGATCAGCCGATCAGCAAGCTCTACAGCGACAATGACAACCGGTACGTCACCTCCGTGCCGCTGCGACACAAGGCATCCGGGCTCAGATTCTGGGCCGACGTGACCCATCTCGAGAATGAGAGCGACCCCAACACCGATGGGCCCGCCGCCCGCCGACTCCAAACCCGGGAGTTCTGCGCAGCCACCAAGAACGGAGCCCGGATCATGGGCGCCGATCTCAACGATGCCACGGCTGCGCGAGCCAACCCGAACGCGGAGCAGGCCAAGAAACCCCGCCCCATGCTCGCCGCCGCCAACTGGACCCTCCTCAGCCAGGTCCGCACCACGGTGCCCAACGGCAAGCTCAAATCTCATTGGGGCGGTCGCAAGACCGACAGCGCGGTCAACGGCGCCTGGATCGACGACCTCGGCGCCAAGGGCGACATCCGAATCATCTCCGGTCGCCTCATCCGGACCGACCCCACCCGCTGCAGCGACCACCATCTACTCGCCGCGGAGTGCGAGCTCTGACCCGCTGAGTCAGGGCTCGCCGGCCCACTTCCGGCTCACGCGCTGACTCGTTCTCCCGCCATGCTCCGCGCTACCGCCACTTCCCGTACGTCTTCATCATCGCGGTGGCTCTGCGCGGCGACCTCTGCCGACTCCGGCAAGGCCACTCGCGGAGTGCAGACCGGATCAGGCACCTGCCCGAGACCGTCGGCGCGGTCCAGCGTCGAATATTCCGGTGTTGGATCCTCGGCCACCCAACTGGTGAAGAAGCGGCGCAGATAGGCGCGCACACGTCCGCCACGGCTCGCCGGGTCGCCCTCCTGGGCCACGGTCTCAAGACTCGACATCGTAGGACTCCTCCGCGGAGGTCCTTAGTGGACCACCGCTGATACTCCCCCGAGTCTGCTGAAAACTCCCCCGAGCCTTGACGCAATCCAGACGGAGTTCGTCCGAATTGCTCTCCTAGTGTGCCATGGCGATCGCACACTGACCAGTCCTTGACTCTGGTGATTCGCGCAACCCGTAGCGGGGTCAGGGCTGCTCAGACGCGGCTGAACTCCGCCTTGCCGGTTGCCCAGTCTGCCGAGATGAGCCGCAGGCTGACTTCGGCACCCAACGGCAGATCCGGCCCGCTGACACGCGCCTGCACGGCCGGGTCGGCCACCAGCACGATGCCGCGCTTACCCTTCGACTCCACGTCGACAACGGTCCCGGTGAACTGCTCACCGACTCGGTCGTGCAACAGTGACACCTCGACCAAGTCCACGACCGCCCGCTCGTACTTCTTCGCGCGGGACTCGGCTGCTGTCATCAACTCAGGGAGCTCCGGCAGGGCCGCCCGGGTCCAATCGGGCACCGGCTCGCCCGCCGCCAGTGCCAGGCAGATCTCGCCGACGAATCGATCGATCAGCCGACGCAACGGCGCCGTCGCGTGCGCATAGTCGGTGGCCAGTGCCGCATGCCGAGTCTGCCCCGGCACGGTGCCGTCGAAGGCCGCGTAGCCAGCCCCACGAAACAGTTCGGTGCAGGCGTTCAGCATGGCCGCGTGCGGAGCGATGACCGGGTCAAGACTGCGTACGAACTCCGGGTAGGACTGCTGATCGGGCCAACTGATCTGGAGCGCATCGGCGGTGCGCCTGAGTCGCTGCAACGCGGTGGCTTCCGCCGGTGGCAGGGTACGCAGGATGCCGATCCGACCGGCCAGCATCAACCGCGCGGCCGCGATCCCGGTGAGCAGCGAGATCTGCGCATTGAAGCCCTCGACCGGCAGGGTTGCTCGATAGCTCAAGGTGTATTGCCCACGATCGTCGACGCCGACCTCCTGGGTCGGAATCTGCAGGCTCACGCCGCCACGGTCTCGTTCGCGTTCCTCCCGCAGTCG from Microlunatus phosphovorus NM-1 includes:
- a CDS encoding RNB domain-containing ribonuclease, whose translation is MPARIVALPTTDTPTTLQEALAALRARLEIPAQLPPSVTAAAERAASRARRPALDRTDLELVTIDPPGSRDLDQALHIARSGQGYQVSYAIAAVASFVAAGDPIDVEARHRGLTFYAPDLRTPLHPPVLSEGAASLLPDQDRPALLWTLRLDHDGELMEATVVRALVRSREQLTYEQAQREVDGGAARSTLALLVEVGRLREERERDRGGVSLQIPTQEVGVDDRGQYTLSYRATLPVEGFNAQISLLTGIAAARLMLAGRIGILRTLPPAEATALQRLRRTADALQISWPDQQSYPEFVRSLDPVIAPHAAMLNACTELFRGAGYAAFDGTVPGQTRHAALATDYAHATAPLRRLIDRFVGEICLALAAGEPVPDWTRAALPELPELMTAAESRAKKYERAVVDLVEVSLLHDRVGEQFTGTVVDVESKGKRGIVLVADPAVQARVSGPDLPLGAEVSLRLISADWATGKAEFSRV
- a CDS encoding exonuclease/endonuclease/phosphatase family protein is translated as MSVTSNLTEWDAGARQCVIEADQLLPGFSWGTYNGHHPRQGLAADAMVPSWSTPAGRRRGQELADWIWVNRARLGIWYVIFDGRIISTTRPEQGWIRYFDADSQDPSRSHKNHVHVSWKSAPAISVVWTDRLVSGVTNSDSVRLVQRALGIPQTGAYDAATLAAATAFQASLGDTRDGELGPLQTIALLNRAKIRATIRTDSSGAVDQPVPSTPPLVVQVVEYPMPTSGRLYLDRINQDVTNSDTVAYLQTWLAMALGISLPRTGDYDAATLAAATRFQRDVLRDNPEFCDGILGLKQVIALATKVGATNGITIWRDSSAGGSQLWPKPNVQPRIEPTQPEPVRPRITVAGLNVLRRTDRESGKKRLTWRQRLPGLIDALKSARPDLVLLQELDKKTAADIANGLGSGWFYHRERGIGVMWRQDVLERADQPISKLYSDNDNRYVTSVPLRHKASGLRFWADVTHLENESDPNTDGPAARRLQTREFCAATKNGARIMGADLNDATAARANPNAEQAKKPRPMLAAANWTLLSQVRTTVPNGKLKSHWGGRKTDSAVNGAWIDDLGAKGDIRIISGRLIRTDPTRCSDHHLLAAECEL